The Sulfurospirillum deleyianum DSM 6946 nucleotide sequence CCAGTCCAGCATCTTCCATCAAATAAACTTTTTTTTGACTCTGTTCATACAAAAGATGGTAAATTTTTCTAGCATTGACATAATCACCATTTTGTTGGTAATTCAAAGCTTGCAAAATAAGATTGTCTTCTTCTTCAAACACTTTTTTAGTGGTTTCATTAAGCACAACAACCTCTTTTGTGCTACATCCTACGACTAAAAAGAGAACGACTATAAGCGAATAATACCGGGACATTCTGAAACTACCTCGTCAATGTTTTCTTTAAAATATTCCCAAAAAGGAAAGGTTCGACACTGAGATGGACGCACGTCATAGATGGAACAACTCTTTTTTGCTCTATCAAAAAAGATACACCCATACCCATCTTCATACGCAACCTCTTTAATCGTGAAACGATAGCGAATTTTTAGTAAATAGTTATTGATAAACGTCTCTTTTGTTAATAAAAGTTTTTCAGCCATGGCTGCTATCTCTAAGGGCGTCACCCAAATGTATCCGCTTTCGCCTATACAACAGCGTCCTTCACAACTTTGACACGCTTTGGGATTGAAGGCATAAGGATAATTTTCACAATAGATTAATTCGTCCATTCAAGACTCTTTGTTTGGGAATGTTTAAAAATTGCTTGAGCTTCTTCGCTCATCTCATTTTGCTGATACATCATTAAAGGTGCGTGGATTTTGCACAATGATTTTGAATTTTTACGTGCACTAACCAACACCAAAGAGGCTTCTTTATCCTCTTTAGGGTGAACGAAACGGAGCGCTTCAACGCTGAGTTTATTTTCAAGCAAAGCATGCATAACGTTGCCTAATTGTTTAGCATCATAGCAGAAACAAAAATAACCACGATTGGAGAGATTTTTACTGACCTTTTTCACAAAGGCCTCAAAAGGTAACGCACTACTATAACGACTTAAGCGCAGGGATTCATTCTCGCTTTTGACAACACCTTGATGATAAAAAGGAGGATTTGAAATGATAAAATCAAATTTAAACTCAAAACGCTCCTCTAAAAAATCCTTACATGTAAACGCTTCCATCTCTAAATGATTGGCTAAGGCATTGGCGTGTGCAATCTCACAATTTTTAGCTTGAATATCCAAAAGATGTACCTCTAAAGTAGGAAAATCACGTTTGAGCAAAAGTCCTAAGATGCCACATCCACATCCAACATCTAAAACCCTCCCTTTGGGTTTAAGGCGTGCGATAAAATCGTATAAAAAAAGGGTGTCACTGTTATAGCGATACCCTTCGTTGGGTTGAAAGAGTGTCAGCATTAGCGATAAACCTTGATTTGGAACCCTCTTGCCTTATCCAATTCAATGTTCGAAAGAGCATAGCTGATTTTTGCACCCTCTCCAAGCTGTTCTGTTACCAAATCACCTCCAGCTTTCGCTCTGGCTTTTCCTAAACCAATGTTTGCCAATCCACTGATGCGATCAATCTCGCTCTCTTCAACACCCATTTTTTTACTCTTAATCAATTTTAAAGAAGCAAATCCACCATTATCGACAATGGGAGTTACCTCAAAAAAGTATGAAGTATCGTATTGCGATAAAAAGGCTTTGACTTCATTGTGGCATTGACGAGAAATCGCATTGACCCCTGTTCCCATATCCGTACACGTAATTTGACTCACATAACTGAGCTTTTCACTCTTCTTCGTTACAGGAGCTGGTTGCGATGGCACTGCCACACTTTTTTTAAGAGCATTTTCTTTGGCATTCAGTGCTTCCAAATATGCCATCTCTTTTTGTTTTAGCTCCTCTTTGAGCTTTACATGTAAAGCCTCTTTCTCTTTCACCTCATCGTAAAGTTTTTTGAGTTTGACCTCACTTTCACGCTGTTCTTTTTCCATCATCGCTAGTTTTGAATTTAAGGCTACCACTTCATTACTGTGTTCCAAAGCACGTGTGGATTTTGCCTCTTCTTTTTTTACATGTAACGCTTCTAATGCCTTCTCTTTCTCTTTGAGACTCTCTTTAAGCTCCACAATCAACACATGCGCTTCTTTAAGTTTGCTCATCTCTTCTTTTTGATTTTTATCGCTTTGTTGATTAAGAAGGGCTAGATTTGCTTTGAGCGTTTTTAACTCTTGTTCATACGTTTGCGTTTGAAGGCTTAAAGCATCATTGGTTCGTACCAACTCTTCATTTTGATGTTTCATCCGATCATAATTCTCTTGTGCTGTTGTTTTATATTCATTCAGCTGTTTATCCAGTTGCAAGAGTAATTCTTGTTTATAACGATCAAAATGTGCTATTTTTTCATTGAAAATACGGTAATTTTTATTGTGTGTTTTGTTACTCTCTTCCAGACGTTTTTGCACTTCAGTTTCAAAATTTTGCGTTTGAGCTTCCAGAGTAGCAACCTTGCTTTCTAACGCTTTAATTTTTCCCTCTTTTTGCGTGCTTCCTTCCATCTCTTTTGTCAAAGAAGCCTCTAAGCCTTGAATGCGTTTTTGACTCGCTTCCTCACCCTCTTTTTGCGTTGAGACCAATGCATCGTAACGTTTTTTCTCCTCTTCAAGATAGTGCTTAAACTTCTCAAAATCTTTCTCATTTTCCAACATTAATGCTTCAATGTGCTTTTTCGCACTGGCAAGTTCAGCGATGAGTTGCTTTTGCTTCTCTTCCTGAGTCGTCACCTTTTTTAAAGCCTCCGCCTCTTTTGCCGCCAATGCCTCTTTCTCTTTGGCAAGCTGTTGAACATACTCCGCTTTTAAACGCTCTATCTCTTCTTTTTGTTCACGAATCAGTTGCTGTCGTTTTTCTTCTGCTTCGGTGAGTTTTTGTGCCTCTTTTTCTAAAGCAACGCCTCTTTCTTTCAGCTGATTCTCTTTTTCGCCCAACTGCTTTGTATGCTCTTCCTCTTTTAAACGCAATTTCTCATATAATTGAGTAATTTCTACTTTGAGTGTAGCGATATTTTTCTCATAAGGAGAGCGTTTAGCCTCTTCTTCTTCACGTACTTTTTGAAGTTCTTTTTCATGGGTAGAGAGTACTTCTTGTTGTTTGCGTTCAAAAGAGAGTATCTCTGATTTGAGTTTATTGTTTTCACTGTTTGAATTTTGAGAAAGTAGAACATTCTCTTTTTGAAGTTCATTGAGTTTTAGTGTCAATTCACTGATATTTTTAAAATGCTGTTCTTCTGCCTCACTTAAACGTGCTGTACTCTTCTCCATCCATCCTTTTTTCTCCTCATCGAATACTTGTTGCTGTGCCTCTAGTTTTCGCATGAGTTCATCTTTATCCGTTGCCATTAAAAGATTATCATGATGTAAAAAAAGTAATGTCTTCTGTAAACGAGCCACCATGCGTTTTAAATCATGCATGGTTAACGCATCTTCTGGAATTTTTTTTCCAAAATCATCCACATAATGCTCTAATTCTAAATTCTCTTCTTTACTTTGTGCCAGTGTCGCCTCTTTGTCAATGTAGCGCTTTTGTAGCTCAAGAGGCAAATCACTAAACTTAACATCTTTTTTAGGAATATAATTCTCACCTAACTCGTCAAAAGAGACACCATCAAAATTACCCAATGAGTAGGAGGCGATGCCTCCTGCAACCACAACAGAACCTAAAAAGAGATTGAGCCATTGCGAAGAAGAGAGCGTTTTTTTAAACATCCAAAACCTTAACTATGGTGTGTTTTTAACATATGTGTAACAATATAATACGCGTGATTTAAAGCAATAGCAATGCTTCCACCGCTTTTTACTGCAATATCACCCGCAAGGTATAACCCTTTTGTTTTCGTCTCATAGTTTTCATCAAATTCAGCCTTACCCTCTTCCGTGAAAGTAATACCGCATTTTTTGAGAAAATCAATCGGGGTTGTACCGCCAATCGCATAAATCACTCTATCATACACCGTATCGTACCCATCCGTAAAGTGGACTTTAGGCAAACCATTTTCATTTTCAATACTCACAATATCCATTCCCAAACGCAATCTGAGTTTTTCTTGACCATTGTATTCTTGAATCATTTGAAGGTTAATATCATTGAGTCTGCTAAAGCTCTCTCTTCTGTAATTTAATGTAATGTTATTGGTTTTTGAGAGTTCAAGGGCGTACTCTACCGCAGAGTTTCCCCCACCCACGATTAAAATTTTCTCATTTTGGGAGCATTTATCGAGATTGAAATTGATACGCTCTTTAAGAGAAAGAGGCAACGTATAGTCTGGTTTATTGGGTTTTCCCATCGTTCCAATGGCAATGACAACGTACTTGGCTACATACCCTGCTTTACTGGTCACAATACGAAATTCATCCCCTATTTTGCTGATACTCTCAACCTCACTGTTAAATGCGGTATCAATTTCGCCTTTATCAAGCAGAGAATCAAAATAGTTCAGTGTACTCTCTTTGGTGCCATCACGAAAATCAATGCTACCTTCTAGTTTAACCTCTTGCCCTTTGTAGTTTTTATCAACACGTTTATTATCTTTATAAAATTTACGAATGGTTTGGGAGTGGTTATCCCCTTTTTCAATCATCAAAATATTTTCAATACCCAACACCTTTGCTTCAACCGCAGCGCCAATGCCACCAGGTCCACCACCAATGATCACCAGATCATATATTTCATGCATGATATTTTCCTTATTTTTTTATCTTTATTAAGGTGGATTATAGCGTGGACATACTTATGACATATTAAATATAAAAAGTGTAAAATCCAACGAAATTATCGCATAAGAAAGGTCGTTTCGTGCAAACATTTTTAGAACATTCCAAAGAAGCCAGTCGGGTGATTGCCACACTTGATCCGAAAACCAAATGTGATGTTTTACTGGCAATGGCAGATGCCCTTGAGAAGAGTAGTGAACGTATTATCCATGAAAATCAAAACGATTTAGTTGAGGGTGAGAAAAATGGCTTAAGTGCCGCACTTATGGACAGACTTTTGCTCAATCCTAAACGTATCGCCGAGATGGCAAAAGCGATTCGAGAAATCGCAGCGCTCAAAGAGCCTGTGGGGCGAGTATTAGAGGGTTGGGTTGTGCCTAGTGGGCTTCGCATTGAAAAAGTGAGCATTCCTATTGGGGTGGTGGCGATTATTTATGAGAGCCGTCCTAATGTCACCAGTGATACCGCAGCGCTTTGTTTTAAAAGTGGTAATGCCTGTGTGCTCAAAGGGGGCAAAGAAGCACATCATAGCAACACCATCATTGCCACCATTTTACAAGAGGTTTTAGAAGCATATGGGCTTCCTAAAGCCATCATCTCTCTTTTGCCTGATGCGAGTCGTGAGGGGGTTGCAAAGCTCATCAAAATGGATAAATACGTCGATGTCATTATTCCACGAGGGGGTGAGGCGCTGATTCGTTATGTGAGTGAAAATGCGACCATTCCTGTGGTCAAACACGATAAAGGGGTGTGTCATACTTTTGTGGATAAAGACGCTAACCTAGAGCAAGCCATTGCTATTGTGTTAAATGCCAAATGCCAACGCCCTAGTGCGTGTAATGCGCTTGAAACCCTTTTGGTACACAAAGCGATTGCTTCTACGTTTTTACCACCGATGAAAGAAGCATTGGATGCTGCTGGTGCCCAAATGAAAGGGTGCGAACACACACAAGCGCTTTTACATGTAAGCCTTGCAAGTGATGAAGATTACCACACAGAACACCTGCGCAATGCTTTAAATATTAAAATTGTTGCGGATGTAGATGAAGCGATTGCACATATTGCACGGTATGGTTCATCGCACTCTGAGGCGATTTTAAGTGAAAACTATACCACGGCGGAGCGCTTTTTAAATGAAGTGGACGCAGCGAGTGTTTATGTGAACGCCTCTACACGCTTTACCGATGGTGGCGAGTTTGGCTTTGGTGCGGAAGTAGGCATTAGCACCAATAAACTCCATGCCAGAGGACCTATGGGCATTAATGATTTGACAACCTATAAGTTCAAAGTCTATGGCAAAGGGCAAATTCGCACATGAGCCATGAGGTTTTGCGCATTGACAACCTCTCATTTGGCTATACCAAAGAGAGGATTTTGTATGACAATTTTTCTTTACATGTAAAACAAGGTGAAGTCGTGGCGATTGTGGGTGAAAGCGGTAGTGGAAAAAGTACTCTGTTTGAACTGATTACAAGGAACCTTAAAGTACAAAAAGGAGAGATTTATGCCACTTCACTCTCTCAAATTTTTCAAGACCCTTACACCTCTTTTCATCCAACGTACACCATTTTCAACCAAATCAAAGATGTGGTTACCTCTCTTGAAGAACTGCCTATGTTGTTAGAATCTCTTCATTTGGAGAGCTCTTTGTTAGAGAAAAAACCGCATCAACTTAGCGGTGGGCAGTTACAGCGATGTTCTATTTTACGAGCATTGCTGATGAAGCCAAAGCTACTTTTAGCGGATGAACCCACCTCTGCTTTAGATAATATCACCAGCTTGCATGTCATGCAGTTGCTGATGAAAACGTTAGATAGTGTGGGTATTTTACTCATTACCCACGATAAAGCACTGGCACAATGGTGCAGCGATAAAATCATTGAATTAAAACCTTAACACATAGGAAGTATATGCACGCAATAATTGATTGGATTGTACAAACGGTTGGCGCTTTAGGCTATTTTGGTATTTTTGCCATGATGTTTTTAGAGAGTAGTTTTTTCCCTTTTCCCTCAGAGGTTGTGATGATTCCTGCTGGGTATTTAAGTTCCAAAGGAGAGATGAACCTCTTTTTGGCGATTGCGTGTGGCATTGTAGGGAGTATCGCAGGTGCGCTATTTAATTACTATATCGCTGTCAAATTAGGCAGACGACTCCTTTTAAAATACGGACATTATGTCTTCTTCACCAAAGAAACCCTCGATAAAGTTGAAACATTTTTTAAAGCTCACGGCTCTTTTTCAACCCTTAGCGGACGATTGATTCCTGTGATTCGACAATACATCTCGCTTCCTGCGGGACTTGCTCGTATGCATTTGGGGCTGTTTAGTTTTTACACAGGCGTGGGTGCGGGGATTTGGGTGAGCATTTTAGCGTTACTGGGATACTACTTTGGAGAAAACCAATCCCTTTTAGAAGAGAACTTACATACGATTACGCTATGGGTTATTGGATTTGTCATTCTTATTGCGGGAATTTATATTGGCTTACAGCAAAAGAAAAAACGTAAACGATAGGCTTTACATGTAAAGAGTTTTATCTTTACATGTAAAAAGGTTTTAACTACGCTAAAAAGCGCTGACGAGCTGCTTTGAGAGAGTCCGCAATCAAAAAGGCAAGCTCTAAAGCTTGGTTGGCATTAAGACGTGGGTCACACTGGGTGTGGTAACGACACGCAAGGTTTTCTTCGGTAATCTCTTGTGCACCACCGATACACTCTGTCACATCTTGACCTGTCATCTCTAAGTGAACGCCACCAGGGAAGGTGCCCTCTTCCTCATGGACTTTAAAAAAGCCCTTCACTTCACGTAGGACTTCATCAAACGAGCGTGTTTTATAGTTGTTGGATGCTTTGATGGTGTTGCCATGCATCGGATCAATACTCCAAAGAACTTGTTTGCCCGCTGCTTTGACCGCACGGACGAGTTTTGGGAATTCGGTTTCAATCTTATCCGCACCCATACGCACAATGATATTTAAACGCCCTGCTTCATTTTCGGGATTGAGTTTTTCGACCAATGCCATCAAACCTTCCACTGTGGTAGTAGGTCCTGCTTTAATGCCAATCGGATTTTTCACACCACTTAAAAACTCCACATGCGCTTCATCGACATTGCGTGTACGATCGCCAATCCAAAGCATATGCGCCGAACAATCATACCAATCGCCTGTCAAACTATCTTGTCGTGTCAAAGCTTCCTCATAATTGAGTAAAAGCGCTTCATGGGAAGTATAAACGACGGTTTCGTTAATATTAGGTGTATTCGTAGAGGTAATGCCACACGCTTCCATAAACGCTAAAGTCTCAGAGATGCGCTCACAAAGGTGTTTGTATCTATCTCCCAAAGGGCTTTCAGAAACAAAACCCAACGTCCATTTATGAACCTGATGTAAATCCGCCAAACCACCACGAGAAAAGGCACGAAGGAGGTTCATCGTTGCGGCTGATTGGTTGTAGGCTTTGAGCATTCGCTTTGGATTTGGAACACGGGATTCTTCAGTAAAATCAATATCATTGATAATATCACCACGGTAACTTGGAAGTTTCACCCCATTAAGCTCTTCATAATCACTGGAACGTGGTTTTGCAAATTGCCCTGCTAAACGCCCTACTTTAACGATGGGACAACCGCCCGCAAACGTTAAAACAACCGCCATTTGAAGCATCACTTTAAACATATCACGAATATTGACCGCATTAAATTCAGCAAAACTCTCCGCACAATCGCCACCTTGAAGTAAAAAGGCTTTTCCATGCACCACATCAGCCAAAGATGCTTTAAGTTGTCTCACTTCACCTGCAAAAACAAGAGGAGGATATTTGCTTAGTTCTTGCTCTACACTTTTTAAACTCTCTTGATTGGTGTAGGTGGGTTGTTGCTTAATTGGTTTTTCTCTCCATGATGAACGCGTCCAAGAACTCATAAAAGACCCTTATATGTGATTTTCTTTATTATAATTGAATTGGCTTTAAAGAGAATTGAATGGATTGGCGCTATGAGGATGTCTTAAACTGAGAGACAGTTTTACTCAGCGAATTGACATGGTGCGTCACACTGTCTGAAATGGTTTTTACGTGTCTATTAAGACGCGTTATTTCATAGACTTCACTGCTAATGGCATCGGCGTGTTGCATCGTATTTTTTGAGTCTTCATAAATCTGATAAATATCGCCTTTCATGGATAAAATCACCTCTTTTTGATCGACTAAAATCGTGTCAATACTTTTTAAAGATTGCATCGAAATTTCAACACCTTTATCAACGCTCTGATTGACATGTTGCATACTTAAAAGCGCATCATTCACATTTTCGTTAATATGCCGTACAATCGATTCAATGCGTACAGTAGCCTTATCGGTCATATCGGCTAGTTTTCTCACCTCTTCTGCCACCACCGCAAAGCCACGTCCTTGCTCCCCCGCACGACTCGCTTCCACTGCGGCATTTAAAGAGAGGAGATTGGTTTTATCGGTAATATCTTTAATCGTTTCAATCATCGAAGAAACCTCTGCGACATTTTGCTCCAAAGTGCACATAATCTGTGTGGTATCGCTCGCAATCACTTTAATATTTCCAATAGAAACCTCTACCTGTCCTAAGTTTTCAGCCACTTGCGTTTGTGTCTGCTCGATTTTTTGACTCATCTCGTTTGCTTTCGTGACAGAGTTTTGAATCGAGTGATTTTGGGTTTGAATATGCAAAGCAATATTTTGAATACTTTGCCCAATCTGTTCAATTTTCTTTCCACTCATCACAATCGTATTGGTGAGATGTTGATTGAGGTTGAGCAAGTTGAGAAGCGATGTTTTTGTTTTCTTTAAAATAGCATCAAAAATATCAATCACACTGTTAATCCAAATCGCCGTACGGCGGTTTTCATCTTTAGGAAAGACATGAAGAGAGGCACGTTTTGTAATATCCCCATCCCCTTCAACAAAACTTTGCAATAACGCTCTAAGCGATGCATATTGGGTAAAAAATTCTGAGAGTTCCTTGCCCATCATACTTAAAATCATCAAAAGTGAAGCAAAGGTAATCAACCCGACCTCTTGGAAATGACTCAAAAAAGGCATAAACGTAAATGTAAAGAGATACGCACTGGGAATAAAAATACCAATGAGAATTCCCATTTTCGCATAAATTTTATGACGAAATTGCATCATGTCATACACTTCTAATAAATCACCCTCGCACATCATGCCCCATTTATCCAAACTATAAGGCAAACTAAACGTAATCCCTTTACCAACAACAGGAATTCCTCGATAATCGGCATATCCAGGATAGGCACAAAAGAGATTTTCTCCCTTCTTAATTGTATTGGCAACCCCTTGATGAAGCGTGTTTGTCGCAGGATCATTAAATATAATCTCAAATTCCGTATGTTCTTTAATCGAAATAACCCCATGAGACGTATTGACCCCTTCTTTGAGATTTTCACCAAAACTAAAGGTATTGTCCTCAAAACGTGAACGAGAAAGTGCAGTGCCTGTTTTAACATTTTTACTAAAATAAGGCTCAATCATAAAAAGATAGTTATCCCCAGATTCTTTAAAAATATGCCCCGCTTCTCGTTGTATCAAGTCACTTAACGTATCATTCGCCACCCGTGCAATCAAAACATAACTTTCATTCTTACATGTAAACTGTTTCATAAACGCTAACGTTACACGATCATGAAAAGAAGAGTTTTTAGATTGAAAGAAAGACGTATCATCGTCTATATAAGGACCAAAAAGAAGCTGAGTACTGCCTAATAAAGTATAATCAATGGCTTCACAAAAACCATTTTCACTATAGGGATACTCTCTAGGCGATCGTGTGGATGAACTCCAAACCATCTTTTTAGAGCTATCCACCACAAAATACTCTAAAATGGATTCACTGAGTTTTTCTTGCTCCCTTAGCACTTGAGTCATGTCACTTTCCGCTTCCATCAACAAGGTAGCACTGTTTTCCACTTCACGCCATATCTCATGACTCCATGTCAGCAAAAGACGTTTACGGGTATGGGCAATCCCTTCAAAAGCTGTTTCTACTGCATGTAGCATTTTTTTATTGCGAAGCCATTTGGGTAAAATGTTCCATTTCTCTTTCAATGAAAGCATTCAAAACTCCTCTTGCTATTTTGATTCAATGTTCATCTATTCCAAGAACATTTCTAAGAGAAAAATAAGTTCAAAAACCTCAAAAAAGGTATTTTGCTCTCTTTTTATCCTAAAACTATACAAGAAAATAATCATTTATTATGATTAAAAAATAATCAACTAAAAACCAAAACAAATTTTACGCAAAAAGAAGTAACGTCTGTTGAAAATCTTATGTTAAAATGCAGCCAATTTAGTTTTACATGTAAGGATGGTAGATGGAACATTTAATTCCTGTTTTGATGGTTGTGGGAATGGTTGCCTTTATTTTAATCAAGCAAATAGGCAAAATTACCACGAAGCTTGATACGTTTTCTAAAGAGGATTCACACAATCGCTATGCTCAGTTTTCCAGCGTGATTCAAGAACACGTACGTGCCATTAAAAACAGTCTGGATAGCACAAAAATGGTTGAAGAACGCCCTTACCTCTTACGTGAAGGCAA carries:
- a CDS encoding YkgJ family cysteine cluster protein, producing the protein MDELIYCENYPYAFNPKACQSCEGRCCIGESGYIWVTPLEIAAMAEKLLLTKETFINNYLLKIRYRFTIKEVAYEDGYGCIFFDRAKKSCSIYDVRPSQCRTFPFWEYFKENIDEVVSECPGIIRL
- a CDS encoding tRNA1(Val) (adenine(37)-N6)-methyltransferase, producing MLTLFQPNEGYRYNSDTLFLYDFIARLKPKGRVLDVGCGCGILGLLLKRDFPTLEVHLLDIQAKNCEIAHANALANHLEMEAFTCKDFLEERFEFKFDFIISNPPFYHQGVVKSENESLRLSRYSSALPFEAFVKKVSKNLSNRGYFCFCYDAKQLGNVMHALLENKLSVEALRFVHPKEDKEASLVLVSARKNSKSLCKIHAPLMMYQQNEMSEEAQAIFKHSQTKSLEWTN
- a CDS encoding NAD(P)-binding domain-containing protein translates to MHEIYDLVIIGGGPGGIGAAVEAKVLGIENILMIEKGDNHSQTIRKFYKDNKRVDKNYKGQEVKLEGSIDFRDGTKESTLNYFDSLLDKGEIDTAFNSEVESISKIGDEFRIVTSKAGYVAKYVVIAIGTMGKPNKPDYTLPLSLKERINFNLDKCSQNEKILIVGGGNSAVEYALELSKTNNITLNYRRESFSRLNDINLQMIQEYNGQEKLRLRLGMDIVSIENENGLPKVHFTDGYDTVYDRVIYAIGGTTPIDFLKKCGITFTEEGKAEFDENYETKTKGLYLAGDIAVKSGGSIAIALNHAYYIVTHMLKTHHS
- a CDS encoding glutamate-5-semialdehyde dehydrogenase; translation: MQTFLEHSKEASRVIATLDPKTKCDVLLAMADALEKSSERIIHENQNDLVEGEKNGLSAALMDRLLLNPKRIAEMAKAIREIAALKEPVGRVLEGWVVPSGLRIEKVSIPIGVVAIIYESRPNVTSDTAALCFKSGNACVLKGGKEAHHSNTIIATILQEVLEAYGLPKAIISLLPDASREGVAKLIKMDKYVDVIIPRGGEALIRYVSENATIPVVKHDKGVCHTFVDKDANLEQAIAIVLNAKCQRPSACNALETLLVHKAIASTFLPPMKEALDAAGAQMKGCEHTQALLHVSLASDEDYHTEHLRNALNIKIVADVDEAIAHIARYGSSHSEAILSENYTTAERFLNEVDAASVYVNASTRFTDGGEFGFGAEVGISTNKLHARGPMGINDLTTYKFKVYGKGQIRT
- a CDS encoding ATP-binding cassette domain-containing protein; the protein is MSHEVLRIDNLSFGYTKERILYDNFSLHVKQGEVVAIVGESGSGKSTLFELITRNLKVQKGEIYATSLSQIFQDPYTSFHPTYTIFNQIKDVVTSLEELPMLLESLHLESSLLEKKPHQLSGGQLQRCSILRALLMKPKLLLADEPTSALDNITSLHVMQLLMKTLDSVGILLITHDKALAQWCSDKIIELKP
- a CDS encoding DedA family protein, with the translated sequence MHAIIDWIVQTVGALGYFGIFAMMFLESSFFPFPSEVVMIPAGYLSSKGEMNLFLAIACGIVGSIAGALFNYYIAVKLGRRLLLKYGHYVFFTKETLDKVETFFKAHGSFSTLSGRLIPVIRQYISLPAGLARMHLGLFSFYTGVGAGIWVSILALLGYYFGENQSLLEENLHTITLWVIGFVILIAGIYIGLQQKKKRKR
- a CDS encoding class II 3-deoxy-7-phosphoheptulonate synthase; protein product: MSSWTRSSWREKPIKQQPTYTNQESLKSVEQELSKYPPLVFAGEVRQLKASLADVVHGKAFLLQGGDCAESFAEFNAVNIRDMFKVMLQMAVVLTFAGGCPIVKVGRLAGQFAKPRSSDYEELNGVKLPSYRGDIINDIDFTEESRVPNPKRMLKAYNQSAATMNLLRAFSRGGLADLHQVHKWTLGFVSESPLGDRYKHLCERISETLAFMEACGITSTNTPNINETVVYTSHEALLLNYEEALTRQDSLTGDWYDCSAHMLWIGDRTRNVDEAHVEFLSGVKNPIGIKAGPTTTVEGLMALVEKLNPENEAGRLNIIVRMGADKIETEFPKLVRAVKAAGKQVLWSIDPMHGNTIKASNNYKTRSFDEVLREVKGFFKVHEEEGTFPGGVHLEMTGQDVTECIGGAQEITEENLACRYHTQCDPRLNANQALELAFLIADSLKAARQRFLA
- a CDS encoding methyl-accepting chemotaxis protein yields the protein MLSLKEKWNILPKWLRNKKMLHAVETAFEGIAHTRKRLLLTWSHEIWREVENSATLLMEAESDMTQVLREQEKLSESILEYFVVDSSKKMVWSSSTRSPREYPYSENGFCEAIDYTLLGSTQLLFGPYIDDDTSFFQSKNSSFHDRVTLAFMKQFTCKNESYVLIARVANDTLSDLIQREAGHIFKESGDNYLFMIEPYFSKNVKTGTALSRSRFEDNTFSFGENLKEGVNTSHGVISIKEHTEFEIIFNDPATNTLHQGVANTIKKGENLFCAYPGYADYRGIPVVGKGITFSLPYSLDKWGMMCEGDLLEVYDMMQFRHKIYAKMGILIGIFIPSAYLFTFTFMPFLSHFQEVGLITFASLLMILSMMGKELSEFFTQYASLRALLQSFVEGDGDITKRASLHVFPKDENRRTAIWINSVIDIFDAILKKTKTSLLNLLNLNQHLTNTIVMSGKKIEQIGQSIQNIALHIQTQNHSIQNSVTKANEMSQKIEQTQTQVAENLGQVEVSIGNIKVIASDTTQIMCTLEQNVAEVSSMIETIKDITDKTNLLSLNAAVEASRAGEQGRGFAVVAEEVRKLADMTDKATVRIESIVRHINENVNDALLSMQHVNQSVDKGVEISMQSLKSIDTILVDQKEVILSMKGDIYQIYEDSKNTMQHADAISSEVYEITRLNRHVKTISDSVTHHVNSLSKTVSQFKTSS